The following coding sequences lie in one Rutidosis leptorrhynchoides isolate AG116_Rl617_1_P2 chromosome 4, CSIRO_AGI_Rlap_v1, whole genome shotgun sequence genomic window:
- the LOC139842656 gene encoding uncharacterized protein, which produces MSSATEDTLNSTDTNSINHPLFLHQNDNPSIILISKKLTGSENYDSWKRSMMIALNAKNKLKIITNEYPEPAADSNLRPLWERNNDMVISWILNTVTDEIINSLNFINSASKLWHELQEHYSQIDGHRIYQLANDISQLKQNNCTIEVYYHKLKGLYDETDALEAPYMCNCLCTCENGRLNGAGDQRKRLIQFLMGLDESYSSIRGQILLMQPLPTIAKTYGMIKQEEKQREGILPKPAVPAVMSTFTNNYKPSTYNNYQRTTKPSSTITERKSSFKPGVKCTTCFREGHTSEECYKNVGYPPGHPLHGKFQPKQPTAKDKVINSVYTNNTIDSQVPATNQQAEHIMTARMDQLQN; this is translated from the coding sequence ATGTCATCTGCAACTGAAGATACACTCAATTCAACCGACACTAACTCCATTAATCATCCACTATTTCTTCATCAAAATGACAATCCAAGCATCATCCTAATTTCAAAGAAACTCACTGGATCAGAAAACTATGATAGCTGGAAGAGATCTATGATGATTGCATTAAACGCCAAAAACAAATTGAAGATCATCACCAATGAATATCCAGAACCTGCTGCAGATTCAAACCTTCGACCACTATGGGAGAGGAATAATGACATGGTCATTTCTTGGATCTTAAACACAGTCACAGATGAAATTATCAACAGTTTGAACTTCATCAACTCAGCTTCAAAGCTATGGCACGAACTGCAAGAGCATTATTCACAAATTGATGGACATAGGATCTATCAGCTAGCTAATGACATCTCTCAACTCAAACAGAATAACTGCACCATTGAGGTTTATTATCACAAACTCAAAGGCCTTTATGATGAAACAGATGCCCTAGAGGCACCTTACATGTGCAATTGCTTGTGTACTTGTGAAAATGGTAGACTGAATGGTGCTGGGGACCAAAGAAAACGACTAATCCAGTTCCTGATGGGATTGGATGAAAGTTACTCCAGCATAAGAGGACAAATCCTGCTAATGCAACCACTTCCAACCATTGCCAAAACCTATGGGATGATCAAACAAGAAGAAAAGCAAAGAGAAGGTATTCTTCCCAAACCAGCAGTTCCTGCAGTCATGTCCACATTCACCAACAACTACAAACCATCAACATACAACAACTATCAAAGAACCACAAAACCATCATCTACCATCACAGAAAGAAAATCAAGCTTCAAACCTGGTGTCAAATGCACCACCTGCTTCAGAGAAGGACATACATCAGAAGAGTGCTACAAGAATGTTGGTTATCCACCTGGTCATCCCTTACATGGCAAATTTCAACCAAAACAGCCAACTGCAAAAGATAAAGTCATCAATAGTGTTTATACTAACAACACTATTGACTCACAGGTCCCTGCAACAAACCAACAAGCTGAACACATAATGACTGCAAGGATGGATCAACTTCAAAACTAA